The following proteins are co-located in the Panthera uncia isolate 11264 chromosome F1, Puncia_PCG_1.0, whole genome shotgun sequence genome:
- the LOC125925836 gene encoding T-cell surface glycoprotein CD1a-like, producing MPLPETFFCILSPSQCPPLPQSISSSRTDFQEPITFRSIMTASFYNHSWTQNLGSAWLDGLQTHGWDSKKGIFMYKRPWSKGNFSEKELREEERTLQTFSIIFPLIFQNHVHQWQLELRPEAWLSTGPSPGPGRLLLVCHVSGFYPKPVWVTWMRGEQEHQGTRRGEVLPHADGTWYLQTSLDVEAREAADLSCRVRHSSLEGQDMVFYWGEKGRGPLWERQWQVLRAGEPEEKLGILGFQTKKYIYLVTQEVVLRSGSGSAGNHTRHLSVLASLWSEIPAAQDQDVPKPSSVVMDRQVSM from the exons ATGCCCCTCCCTGAGACCTTTTTctgcattctctctccttcccaatgccctcctcttcctcagtCTATCTCTTCTTCTCGTACAGACTTCCAAGAGCCAATCACTTTTCGAAGCATCATGACAGCATCCTTTTACAACCATTCCTGGACACAAAATCTGGGTTCTGCTTGGCTGGATGGGCTGCAGACTCATGGCTGGGACAGCAAGAAAGGCATTTTCATGTACAAGCGGCCTTGGTCCAAGGGCAACTTCAGCGAGAAGGAgctgagggaagaggaaaggacatTACAGACATtctccattatttttcctttgatatttcAGAACCATGTTCATCAATGGCAACTTGAAT TGAGGCCAGAGGCCTGGCTGTCCACTGGCCCCAGTCCGGGGCCTGGCCGTCTGCTCCTCGTGTGCCACGTCTCTGGCTTCTACCCAAAGCCAGTGTGGGTGACGTGGATGCGGGGTGAGCAGGAGCACCAGGGCACCCGACGAGGCGAGGTCTTGCCCCATGCTGACGGGACATGGTATCTTCAGACGTCCTTGGATGTGGAAGCCAGAGAGGCAGCTGACCTGTCTTGCCGAGTGAGACACAGCAGTCTAGAAGGCCAGGATATGGTCTTCTACTGGGGTGAGAAAGGGCGGGGTCCCCTCTGGGAAAGACAGTGGCAGGTCCTCAGAGCCGGAGAGCCTGAAGAGAAACTTGGGATTCTAGGATTCCAGACtaaaaagtacatatatttaGTAACCCAGGAAGTG GTCTTGCGCTCTGGCTCTGGAAGCGCCG GAAATCACACAAGACACCTCAGCGTACTGGCCTCCCTTTGGAGTGAGATCCCGGCAGCCCAGGACCAGGACGTCCCTAAACCCAGCTCAGTGGTGATGGACCGGCAAGTCTCTATGTGA